From one Rhodamnia argentea isolate NSW1041297 chromosome 1, ASM2092103v1, whole genome shotgun sequence genomic stretch:
- the LOC115740105 gene encoding CRIB domain-containing protein RIC4 isoform X1: MRDRIERLVLLPFAVGCMSESSVAVANQNNQQSKNGGSPPLRTDQETTDRDQEEEGSLPDESANGSFSLMALSKPNISTGIHRLFKGFRSFSHLFVYKEEDMEGEEMEIEIGLPTDVKHVTHIGWDGCAALDPIKGWDRLVPPDHEPLHSPDQHDLLFPSSADACLAQPEHSRSTA, from the exons ATGAGAGACAGAATTGAAAGGCTTGTCCTCCTCCCATTTGCCGTCGGCTGTATGTCTGAATCAAGTGTCGCTGTAGCTAACCAGAATAACCAGCAATCGAAGAATGGTGGCTCACCACCattaa GGACTGATCAGGAAACGACAGATCGAGACCAGGAGGAAGAAGGGAGCTTGCCCGATGAAAGTGCGAATGGCTCCTTCAGTTTGATGGCTCTATCAAAGCCCAACATATCGACCGGCATTCATAGGCTATTCAAAGGCTTCAGAAGCTTCTCTCACTTATTTG TGTACAAGGAGGAAGACATGGAAGGGGAGGAGATGGAGATAGAAATTGGACTCCCAACAGACGTGAAGCATGTGACCCACATCGGATGGGATGGATGTGCAGCCCTCGACCCCATCAAGGGCTGGGATCGTCTCGTCCCTCCCGATCACGAGCCGCTCCACTCTCCCGACCAGCATGATCTGCTCTTTCCCTCTTCTGCCGATGCTTGTTTAGCACAGCCTGAGCATTCCAGATCAACCGCGTAG
- the LOC115740108 gene encoding protein METHYLENE BLUE SENSITIVITY 1-like — protein MTGKAKPKKHTAKEIAAKVDAATTNRGGGKAGLADRSGIEKGGHAKYECPNCKTTCPDVKSMQIHHDARHPKIPFDESKLINLHASLNGDTSKTRPGIRGSHKK, from the coding sequence ATGACCGGCAAGGCCAAGCCGAAGAAGCACACCGCCAAGGAGATCGCGGCCAAGGTCGACGCCGCCACCACCAACAGGGGCGGCGGCAAGGCCGGCCTCGCCGACCGGTCGGGCATCGAGAAGGGCGGCCACGCCAAGTACGAGTGCCCCAACTGCAAGACCACCTGCCCCGATGTCAAGTCCATGCAGATTCACCACGACGCTCGCCATCCCAAGATCCCCTTCGACGAGTCCAAGCTCATCAACCTCCACGCCTCCCTCAACGGCGATACGTCCAAGACTCGCCCCGGCATCCGAGGTAGTCACAAGAAGTGA
- the LOC115740105 gene encoding CRIB domain-containing protein RIC4 isoform X2, protein MRDRIERLVLLPFAVGCMSESSVAVANQNNQQSKNGGSPPLRTDQETTDRDQEEEGSLPDESANGSFSLMALSKPNISTGIHRLFKGFRSFSHLFDKEEDMEGEEMEIEIGLPTDVKHVTHIGWDGCAALDPIKGWDRLVPPDHEPLHSPDQHDLLFPSSADACLAQPEHSRSTA, encoded by the exons ATGAGAGACAGAATTGAAAGGCTTGTCCTCCTCCCATTTGCCGTCGGCTGTATGTCTGAATCAAGTGTCGCTGTAGCTAACCAGAATAACCAGCAATCGAAGAATGGTGGCTCACCACCattaa GGACTGATCAGGAAACGACAGATCGAGACCAGGAGGAAGAAGGGAGCTTGCCCGATGAAAGTGCGAATGGCTCCTTCAGTTTGATGGCTCTATCAAAGCCCAACATATCGACCGGCATTCATAGGCTATTCAAAGGCTTCAGAAGCTTCTCTCACTTATTTG ACAAGGAGGAAGACATGGAAGGGGAGGAGATGGAGATAGAAATTGGACTCCCAACAGACGTGAAGCATGTGACCCACATCGGATGGGATGGATGTGCAGCCCTCGACCCCATCAAGGGCTGGGATCGTCTCGTCCCTCCCGATCACGAGCCGCTCCACTCTCCCGACCAGCATGATCTGCTCTTTCCCTCTTCTGCCGATGCTTGTTTAGCACAGCCTGAGCATTCCAGATCAACCGCGTAG